The following coding sequences are from one Novosphingobium sp. Gsoil 351 window:
- a CDS encoding M48 family metallopeptidase: MRALAALLAGIVLTGAAPVKPPAKPALPLPSTAGYRPQDKLEEGLWFEMDEQERLLKQSKFLVTDPALNQYVRGVLCRTVGEQRCAATRLYIVRTPYFNASMAPNGVTIVYTGLFLRMRDEAQLAAVLGHEYTHFEQRHTLRLFKDIRAKTDALSWLSFIPIPYVGMLGQIALIGGIYSFSRDMEREADAGSLAELARAGYDPREASAIWEQLGAENDATAKVRGHKSQKDKNGGMFATHPKSTERMATLRDKAAAMALAEPGAKRTAEYRTALKQWWPKLIDDQIKLQDFGGTEYLLGTLAAGDPAGWTPDLLYAKGELYRSRGAPGDFEQAVAAYEAAVEAGRRIGGGAFPETWRGLGLARLRLGQAEAGRAAIREYLARRPNAEDALILASMVQGV, from the coding sequence GTGAGAGCGCTTGCCGCGCTTCTGGCGGGAATCGTGCTGACGGGCGCCGCGCCCGTGAAGCCGCCTGCCAAGCCCGCGCTACCGCTGCCCAGCACCGCCGGATACCGCCCGCAGGACAAGCTCGAGGAAGGGCTGTGGTTCGAAATGGACGAGCAGGAACGGCTGCTCAAGCAGTCGAAATTCCTCGTCACCGACCCCGCGCTCAACCAGTATGTGCGCGGCGTGCTGTGCCGGACGGTGGGCGAACAGCGTTGCGCGGCGACGCGGCTGTACATTGTCCGTACGCCGTATTTCAATGCAAGCATGGCCCCCAACGGCGTCACGATCGTCTATACCGGACTGTTCCTGCGGATGCGGGACGAGGCGCAACTCGCGGCGGTGCTGGGCCACGAATACACCCATTTCGAGCAGCGCCACACGCTGCGCCTGTTCAAGGACATCCGTGCCAAGACCGACGCGCTGAGTTGGCTGAGCTTCATCCCGATTCCTTACGTAGGAATGCTCGGGCAGATCGCGCTGATCGGGGGGATCTATTCGTTCAGCCGCGACATGGAGCGCGAGGCCGACGCTGGCTCGCTGGCCGAGCTGGCGCGGGCGGGTTACGATCCGCGCGAGGCCTCGGCGATCTGGGAGCAACTCGGTGCGGAGAACGACGCAACCGCAAAGGTGCGCGGCCACAAGAGCCAGAAGGACAAGAACGGCGGGATGTTCGCCACCCATCCCAAAAGTACTGAGCGAATGGCGACGCTGCGCGACAAGGCCGCAGCCATGGCGCTGGCCGAGCCGGGAGCCAAGCGGACCGCCGAGTATCGCACGGCGCTCAAGCAGTGGTGGCCCAAACTGATCGACGACCAGATCAAACTGCAGGATTTCGGCGGGACCGAATACTTGTTGGGCACGCTGGCGGCGGGCGATCCCGCAGGATGGACCCCGGACTTGCTCTACGCGAAAGGAGAGCTTTACCGCAGTCGCGGTGCGCCGGGGGATTTCGAGCAGGCCGTGGCGGCGTATGAGGCGGCGGTCGAGGCCGGAAGGAGAATTGGGGGCGGGGCATTTCCCGAAACCTGGCGTGGACTTGGCCTGGCGCGATTGCGGCTGGGGCAGGCCGAAGCAGGGCGCGCGGCGATCCGCGAGTATCTGGCCAGGCGGCCCAACGCCGAGGACGCGCTGATCTTGGCCTCGATGGTGCAGGGGGTATGA
- a CDS encoding pitrilysin family protein — protein MHRKFTTSVLAVSLSACAANVEKPQASAPPPEPAATVQPAPLSQLVAAVDIPYESFSLANGLTVLVHTDRKAPIVGVTTYYRVGSKHEPKGRTGFAHLFEHLFFGGSENVPNFDIPLEGAGSTPTNGSTWYDRTNYIETVPTGALDRALMMESDRMGHLLGAVTQDKLDKQRGVVQNEKRQGDNQPYGLDDYLIGDGLFPVGHPYRHQTIGSMSDLNAASIGDVRKWFTDHYGPNNAILALTGDIDAATARPLVEKWFGDIKPGPKVTNPAAAPVTLAAAVSEELKDQVPVTRLYRAWSAPGLNDRETQALKLGMSVLGGLSSSRLDNALVRDEQLAVAVTAQAQDFEQVTFVQAYMDVKPGVDRAKAERRYDEVIAKLIREGPTADELQRAATQYVSQSLGQLEGVLGKAETLAEGLLYSGDPAHYKTDLAAVAAITPDEVRAALQKWLTRPAYKLAVVPGARTLDGGKLGGWGDEATTPTPKPDAKKPAAKLVTGSKRTLPGIAPVGDLTFPAVERATLSNGIPVAFARRTTVPKVLVSLNFDAGYAADPRDALGTQSLMLTLLDEGTTTRDSIAIAEEQERLGAQLSSGANIDSSSVILNALSANLAPSLALMADVVRNPAFAPDQVARLKDQRLSEIAQEQASPVGLANRAIQPLIYGPNHPYGVPASGLGDPKAVAALTPETLRKVHDAWLRPDLARITVVGDTTMAELLPKLETAFGGWQAPAGPRPNKDLTVAIPAPKSRIVVIDRPNSPQSVIMGGRVLPVTGGQQGEDIDLANEVLGNGFLSRLNMDLREDKGWSYGVSSRVARNLGKRSFVITAPVQSDKTGDSLKLLIADMKALATGKTPVNAEELQRVTDGNIRGLPNRYETMAQILSAIVLNDRLGRPDDYVAKLPTLYRTFDAKALDAAARAYLGANDLVFVVVGDRKVIDPQLKGLGLPIEYMQVDTPPVDTSVDSD, from the coding sequence ATGCACCGTAAGTTCACCACCTCCGTCCTCGCCGTATCGCTTTCCGCCTGCGCCGCCAATGTCGAAAAACCGCAGGCTTCGGCGCCCCCGCCCGAGCCGGCCGCAACAGTCCAGCCCGCGCCGCTCAGCCAACTAGTCGCCGCGGTCGATATCCCCTACGAGAGCTTCTCGCTGGCCAACGGCCTGACCGTGCTGGTCCACACCGATCGCAAAGCGCCGATCGTCGGGGTGACGACATACTACCGGGTCGGCTCCAAGCACGAGCCCAAGGGCCGAACTGGGTTCGCCCACTTGTTCGAGCACTTGTTCTTCGGCGGCAGCGAAAACGTCCCCAATTTCGACATTCCGCTCGAAGGCGCCGGTTCCACCCCGACCAACGGCAGCACCTGGTACGACCGCACCAACTACATCGAGACCGTGCCCACCGGCGCGCTCGACCGCGCGTTGATGATGGAAAGCGACCGGATGGGGCACCTGCTGGGCGCGGTGACCCAGGACAAGCTCGATAAGCAGCGCGGCGTCGTCCAGAACGAGAAGCGCCAAGGCGACAACCAGCCCTATGGCCTCGACGACTACCTGATCGGCGACGGTCTGTTCCCGGTCGGCCATCCCTATCGCCACCAGACGATAGGCTCGATGAGCGATCTAAACGCCGCCTCGATCGGCGACGTGCGCAAGTGGTTCACCGACCACTACGGTCCCAACAACGCGATCCTTGCGCTGACGGGCGACATCGACGCCGCCACTGCGCGGCCGCTGGTCGAGAAGTGGTTCGGCGACATCAAACCGGGTCCCAAGGTGACCAATCCCGCCGCCGCGCCGGTGACCCTGGCTGCGGCGGTCAGCGAGGAACTGAAGGATCAGGTGCCGGTCACCCGTCTCTACCGCGCCTGGAGCGCGCCAGGGCTCAACGACCGTGAGACGCAGGCACTCAAGCTGGGCATGAGCGTCCTCGGCGGCCTATCCAGCTCGCGGCTCGACAACGCGTTGGTCCGTGACGAGCAACTGGCCGTCGCGGTCACCGCCCAAGCGCAGGATTTCGAGCAGGTAACGTTCGTCCAGGCCTATATGGACGTGAAGCCCGGAGTAGATCGCGCCAAGGCCGAGCGGCGCTATGACGAAGTCATCGCCAAGCTGATCCGCGAGGGGCCGACCGCCGACGAGCTGCAGCGGGCCGCGACGCAGTATGTATCGCAGTCGCTGGGCCAGCTCGAAGGCGTGCTAGGCAAAGCGGAGACGCTGGCCGAGGGGCTGCTTTATTCGGGGGATCCGGCGCACTACAAGACCGACTTGGCAGCCGTCGCCGCGATCACCCCCGATGAGGTTCGCGCCGCCCTGCAGAAATGGCTGACCCGCCCCGCTTACAAGCTCGCGGTGGTTCCCGGCGCGCGCACCCTGGATGGCGGAAAGCTGGGCGGCTGGGGCGACGAGGCCACGACGCCGACGCCCAAGCCCGACGCCAAGAAGCCGGCCGCCAAACTCGTCACCGGATCGAAGCGCACACTCCCCGGCATCGCTCCGGTGGGCGACCTGACCTTCCCCGCGGTCGAGCGCGCGACGCTGTCGAACGGCATCCCGGTCGCCTTCGCGCGGCGCACCACGGTACCCAAGGTGCTGGTCAGCCTCAACTTCGACGCGGGCTACGCCGCCGACCCACGCGACGCGCTCGGCACCCAGTCGCTGATGCTGACGCTGCTGGACGAGGGCACGACCACCCGCGACAGCATCGCCATCGCCGAGGAGCAGGAGCGGTTGGGCGCGCAGCTTTCGAGCGGGGCGAACATCGATTCGAGTTCAGTGATCCTGAATGCGCTGTCAGCAAATTTGGCCCCCTCGCTGGCTCTGATGGCCGACGTCGTCCGCAATCCCGCGTTCGCGCCCGATCAGGTCGCGCGGCTCAAGGATCAGCGATTGTCCGAGATCGCGCAGGAACAAGCTTCGCCGGTCGGATTGGCAAATCGGGCGATTCAGCCGCTGATCTACGGCCCCAACCACCCTTACGGCGTTCCGGCCAGCGGGCTCGGCGATCCCAAGGCGGTCGCCGCGCTGACACCGGAGACGTTGCGAAAAGTCCACGACGCCTGGCTGCGTCCCGACCTCGCGCGGATCACCGTGGTCGGCGACACGACGATGGCCGAATTGCTGCCAAAGCTGGAGACGGCGTTCGGCGGCTGGCAGGCGCCCGCCGGACCGCGGCCGAACAAGGACCTGACCGTCGCCATCCCCGCACCGAAAAGCCGGATCGTGGTGATCGACCGCCCCAATTCGCCGCAATCGGTGATCATGGGCGGGCGCGTGCTGCCGGTGACCGGAGGGCAGCAGGGTGAGGACATCGACCTGGCCAACGAAGTGCTGGGCAACGGCTTCCTGAGCCGCCTCAATATGGATCTTCGTGAGGACAAGGGCTGGAGCTATGGCGTCTCGAGCCGGGTCGCGCGCAACTTGGGCAAGCGCAGCTTCGTCATCACCGCACCGGTGCAGAGCGACAAGACCGGCGATTCACTCAAGCTTCTGATCGCCGACATGAAGGCGCTTGCCACCGGCAAGACCCCTGTCAACGCCGAAGAGCTTCAGCGGGTCACCGACGGAAACATCCGCGGACTGCCGAACCGCTATGAGACGATGGCGCAAATCCTTTCGGCGATCGTGCTCAACGACCGCCTGGGGCGGCCTGACGACTATGTTGCCAAGCTGCCTACGCTGTACCGCACGTTTGACGCCAAGGCGCTCGACGCGGCCGCCAGGGCCTATCTCGGCGCGAATGATCTGGTGTTCGTGGTGGTGGGCGATCGCAAGGTGATCGACCCGCAACTCAAGGGCCTGGGCCTGCCGATCGAATACATGCAGGTTGACACGCCCCCCGTTGACACGAGTGTCGACAGCGACTGA
- a CDS encoding penicillin acylase family protein, with the protein MRARIAWGLASFLLVILVGLMTWEPFFAPAPAAPAPRSYSVQITRDEFGVPHVHGKSDPDVAFGIAFAHAEDDFATLQDVAAMTRGRYGAIAGVNGAKVDFAFHLLDARGTVRRRYAALPADTRALLDAYAAGLNTYAAKHPAEIKLARLFPLNGRDIATGFALRQPFFFGLDNVIGALVGDTPLGADNGPALDGKPLPDYEHGGGSLIPAAVDPIARPGPLPIGEDAALAGSNAFAVAPSRSGDGVTRLVSNAHQPYRGGVAWYEIVVESDNGWHMAGALFPGMPFLALGHNEALGWTNTVNRPDLIDTYKLVLDGDGSHYRLDGKWQPLEKLRVWLPVRFGPLVLPVPKTVWRSIHGPVIVNREGAFAIRYAAIDSIANIADYYHLNKARNFAEWQALMAKHPLPSTNFIYADRAGNIAYLYNAAFPVRRPGFDWRRTLPGDRSDLIWHETVRSEQVPHYLNPASGFLYNANNTPFRAAGKGHDLDPAQTSPLLGVELDETNRSRRAGRLMDATNPIGRRDLHAIKYDTGYERTAEVAWMLDGIARLDVRNDPVLSKAQALIGGWDLRADGRNPGDALAVMVLKDAMKTSYQHTVPPDPRAQLEWASSHLMKYFGRLDPPLGRVERLRQGPGKYRIDLPLDGGGDTLRAATSWNVDPKDGRLLIKHGDSFVMFIEWPQDGKVTSRSVQPFGAATTRPDSPHFTDQAPLFAAHRLKPVHFFAADVTAHAVRRYVVSNR; encoded by the coding sequence ATGAGGGCACGGATAGCTTGGGGGCTAGCCTCCTTCCTGCTCGTCATCCTCGTCGGACTGATGACCTGGGAGCCGTTCTTCGCCCCCGCCCCCGCCGCGCCCGCGCCGCGAAGCTATTCGGTCCAGATCACCCGCGACGAGTTCGGCGTGCCACACGTCCACGGCAAGAGCGATCCCGATGTCGCCTTCGGAATCGCCTTCGCCCATGCCGAGGACGATTTCGCGACCTTGCAGGACGTGGCGGCGATGACCCGAGGGCGCTACGGCGCGATCGCCGGGGTGAACGGGGCCAAGGTCGATTTCGCGTTCCATCTGCTCGACGCGCGGGGGACCGTGCGGCGCCGCTACGCGGCGCTGCCGGCCGACACCCGCGCGCTTCTCGACGCCTACGCTGCCGGGCTGAACACTTACGCCGCCAAGCACCCGGCGGAGATCAAACTGGCACGGCTGTTTCCGCTGAACGGGCGCGACATCGCCACCGGCTTCGCACTGCGCCAGCCGTTCTTCTTCGGACTGGATAACGTCATCGGCGCGCTCGTCGGTGATACCCCGCTGGGCGCCGACAACGGCCCCGCGCTCGATGGCAAGCCGCTGCCCGACTACGAGCATGGCGGCGGCAGCCTGATCCCCGCAGCCGTCGATCCAATCGCTCGGCCAGGTCCGCTGCCGATCGGCGAGGATGCCGCGCTGGCTGGTTCCAATGCTTTCGCGGTTGCGCCATCGCGCTCGGGCGACGGAGTTACGCGGCTCGTCTCCAACGCCCACCAGCCTTACCGCGGCGGGGTCGCGTGGTACGAAATCGTGGTCGAGAGCGACAACGGTTGGCACATGGCCGGGGCGCTGTTTCCGGGAATGCCGTTCCTCGCGCTGGGCCACAACGAAGCCTTGGGTTGGACCAACACCGTCAATCGGCCGGACCTGATCGACACCTACAAGCTCGTGCTCGACGGCGATGGCTCGCACTACCGCCTCGACGGCAAGTGGCAGCCGTTGGAAAAACTGCGGGTGTGGCTGCCCGTGCGGTTCGGGCCGCTGGTGCTGCCGGTGCCCAAGACGGTCTGGCGCTCGATCCATGGCCCGGTGATCGTCAACCGCGAGGGCGCCTTTGCGATCCGTTATGCCGCGATCGACAGCATTGCCAACATCGCCGACTACTATCACCTCAACAAGGCCCGCAACTTCGCCGAATGGCAGGCGCTGATGGCCAAGCACCCGCTGCCCTCGACCAATTTCATCTACGCCGACCGCGCGGGCAACATCGCCTATCTCTACAACGCGGCGTTTCCGGTGAGGCGACCAGGGTTCGACTGGCGACGCACCTTGCCTGGCGATCGATCCGACCTCATCTGGCACGAAACGGTGCGATCGGAGCAGGTTCCGCACTACCTCAACCCGGCTTCAGGTTTCCTCTACAACGCCAACAACACCCCATTTCGGGCCGCCGGCAAGGGCCACGATCTCGATCCAGCGCAGACATCGCCGCTGCTCGGGGTCGAACTCGACGAGACCAACCGCTCGCGCCGCGCGGGCCGGTTGATGGATGCGACCAACCCGATCGGGCGGCGCGACCTGCACGCGATCAAGTACGACACCGGCTACGAGCGCACCGCCGAAGTCGCGTGGATGCTCGACGGGATCGCCAGGCTCGATGTCCGCAATGATCCCGTTCTGAGCAAGGCCCAGGCGCTGATCGGCGGTTGGGACCTACGCGCCGACGGCCGCAACCCAGGCGATGCGCTGGCTGTAATGGTTCTCAAGGACGCGATGAAGACCAGCTACCAGCACACCGTCCCACCCGATCCGCGCGCGCAACTCGAATGGGCCTCGAGCCACCTGATGAAATACTTCGGGCGCCTCGATCCGCCGCTGGGCCGGGTCGAGCGGCTGCGCCAGGGGCCGGGCAAGTACAGGATCGACCTGCCGCTCGACGGCGGCGGCGATACCCTGCGCGCCGCAACCAGTTGGAACGTCGATCCGAAAGACGGACGCCTGCTGATCAAGCACGGCGACAGTTTCGTGATGTTTATCGAATGGCCCCAGGACGGGAAGGTGACTTCGCGCTCGGTCCAGCCGTTCGGCGCCGCGACCACCCGGCCGGACAGCCCACACTTCACCGACCAGGCCCCGCTGTTCGCCGCGCACCGGCTCAAGCCAGTCCACTTCTTCGCCGCCGATGTGACCGCGCACGCCGTTCGTCGATATGTGGTGAGCAATCGCTAG
- a CDS encoding YqgE/AlgH family protein has translation MSEVQTLTGRLLLAMPGMSDPRFDHAVIAMCVHDEAGALGIGIGKLHPGLRFRQLLENIGIDPGEAPDAPVHNGGPVEMQRGFILHSPEWCCQDTILVEQQYALSASLEALRAIARGEGPTRWIFALGYAGWGPGQLDGEMQRHGWFAAQGHDRIIFDTPAAVRWTAAWKAEGIDPALLANTTGRA, from the coding sequence ATGAGCGAAGTGCAAACCCTCACCGGCCGCTTGCTGCTCGCCATGCCGGGAATGAGCGATCCGCGGTTCGATCACGCGGTGATCGCCATGTGCGTCCACGATGAGGCGGGTGCGCTGGGGATCGGCATCGGCAAGCTCCATCCGGGGCTGCGCTTTCGCCAACTGCTCGAGAACATCGGAATCGACCCGGGCGAGGCTCCCGACGCGCCGGTCCACAACGGCGGTCCGGTGGAAATGCAGCGCGGGTTCATCCTCCACTCGCCCGAATGGTGCTGCCAGGACACGATCCTGGTCGAGCAACAGTACGCACTTTCCGCCAGTCTCGAGGCCCTGCGCGCGATCGCCCGTGGCGAAGGGCCTACACGGTGGATTTTCGCGCTGGGCTATGCCGGATGGGGACCGGGCCAACTCGACGGCGAAATGCAGCGCCACGGCTGGTTCGCCGCGCAGGGCCACGACAGGATCATCTTCGATACCCCTGCCGCGGTGCGCTGGACCGCCGCGTGGAAGGCGGAAGGGATCGATCCGGCGTTGCTGGCGAACACGACCGGGCGCGCTTGA
- a CDS encoding SPOR domain-containing protein translates to MAGDDKTGRRSIFTSDDLPPEDAIPPAGNPVSPRWDGDREDEDYGTSGEGFAPAAPPRLSLGDGEERLPWLESADDIDPHEGFDSGRVIGFVLLGLVALGMIVAAVWIASHRGPAAADGSTIRAEAGPYKVPPENPGGKKFAGTGDTSYAVAQGETRSGTIAGEDGSPTPGVGATATASPSATGSATPAPKASTATGAAPVTSGGVGVQVGAYTSASDAEAGWTALSARHDALSGFKHRVVEGQAEFGRVFRLQAVAGDVASATELCTKLKASGQGCQVKK, encoded by the coding sequence ATGGCAGGCGATGATAAAACCGGGCGCAGATCGATCTTCACCAGCGACGATCTGCCACCCGAGGACGCCATCCCGCCCGCGGGCAACCCAGTCTCGCCGCGCTGGGACGGTGACCGCGAAGACGAGGATTACGGCACGAGCGGCGAAGGCTTCGCGCCTGCCGCACCGCCACGCCTCAGCCTGGGCGATGGCGAGGAGCGCTTGCCCTGGCTCGAATCCGCCGACGACATCGATCCCCACGAAGGATTCGACAGTGGGCGGGTTATCGGCTTCGTCCTGCTTGGTCTGGTCGCCTTGGGGATGATTGTGGCGGCGGTGTGGATCGCCAGCCACCGCGGCCCCGCCGCCGCCGACGGCAGCACGATCCGCGCCGAGGCCGGGCCCTACAAGGTCCCTCCCGAAAACCCCGGCGGCAAGAAATTCGCCGGCACCGGCGACACCAGCTACGCGGTTGCCCAGGGCGAGACCCGCAGCGGGACGATCGCGGGTGAGGACGGTTCGCCCACGCCCGGCGTCGGCGCGACGGCGACAGCGTCCCCATCGGCCACCGGCTCAGCCACGCCCGCGCCCAAGGCCAGCACGGCGACCGGCGCCGCGCCCGTCACGAGCGGCGGTGTCGGCGTTCAGGTCGGGGCCTATACCTCGGCCAGCGACGCCGAAGCCGGCTGGACGGCGCTTTCCGCACGCCACGATGCGCTGTCCGGCTTCAAGCACCGAGTGGTCGAAGGCCAGGCCGAGTTCGGACGGGTGTTCCGCTTGCAGGCCGTCGCGGGCGACGTGGCATCCGCCACCGAATTGTGCACCAAGCTAAAGGCCTCGGGCCAGGGGTGCCAGGTCAAGAAGTAA
- the ispH gene encoding 4-hydroxy-3-methylbut-2-enyl diphosphate reductase, giving the protein MNPALPPLRMLIAAPRGFCAGVDRAILIVERAIEQYGAPVYVRHEIVHNRFVVDSLKAKGAVFVEELDQVPDGVPVVFSAHGVPKAVPAAAAQRGLDWLDATCPLVSKVHRQAERHLEAGRHILFIGHRGHPEVIGTFGQVPAGSITLVETVEDVAALAYSPDKPLAFLTQTTLSVDDTAEIVAALRARFPAIAGPKAEDICYATSNRQTAVKAIAEECELVLVIGAPNSSNSLRLVEVAERLGTPARLIQRAIEINRSWLDGVTTLGLTAGASAPEVLVREVVDTLRQWRDVTEETVVSAEERMVFKLPRQLVA; this is encoded by the coding sequence ATGAACCCGGCCTTGCCTCCCTTGCGCATGCTGATCGCCGCACCGCGCGGCTTCTGCGCCGGCGTCGATCGCGCGATCCTGATCGTCGAGCGGGCGATCGAACAGTATGGCGCGCCGGTCTATGTGCGGCATGAGATCGTTCACAACCGCTTCGTGGTCGATTCTCTCAAGGCCAAGGGCGCGGTGTTCGTCGAGGAACTCGACCAGGTTCCCGATGGCGTGCCGGTGGTGTTCTCGGCCCACGGGGTGCCCAAGGCGGTGCCTGCGGCGGCGGCCCAACGCGGCCTCGACTGGCTCGATGCGACCTGCCCGCTGGTCAGCAAGGTCCACCGCCAGGCCGAACGCCACCTCGAGGCGGGGCGGCACATCCTGTTCATCGGCCACCGTGGCCATCCCGAGGTGATCGGTACGTTCGGTCAGGTGCCTGCAGGCTCGATCACACTGGTCGAGACGGTCGAGGATGTTGCCGCGCTGGCGTATTCGCCCGACAAACCGCTGGCATTCCTGACCCAAACAACACTTTCTGTCGATGATACCGCCGAGATCGTCGCCGCCTTGCGCGCGCGCTTTCCCGCGATCGCCGGGCCGAAGGCCGAGGACATCTGCTATGCCACCTCGAACCGCCAGACCGCGGTGAAGGCGATCGCGGAGGAGTGCGAGCTGGTGCTGGTGATCGGCGCCCCCAACAGCTCGAACTCACTGCGCCTGGTCGAAGTGGCCGAGCGTCTGGGTACGCCGGCGAGGCTCATCCAGCGCGCGATCGAAATCAACCGGTCGTGGCTCGACGGAGTGACCACCCTGGGCCTGACGGCGGGGGCCTCCGCTCCCGAAGTGCTGGTCCGCGAGGTGGTCGATACCTTGCGCCAGTGGCGCGATGTTACCGAGGAAACCGTGGTCAGCGCGGAAGAACGCATGGTCTTCAAGCTGCCGCGACAGCTCGTCGCCTGA
- the thrB gene encoding homoserine kinase, producing the protein MAVYTQIGAEAMAELVAQYDVGELVSAKGIAEGVSNSNWLIETTGADGNGSRFILTMYELRIEIADLPYFLSLLDHLAARDCPVPRTIHDRDGRLFRLRDGKAIALIEYLPGVSVSQPTAGQARAVGEALARMHLAVEDFPGERANAMGVAEWRRLAEACGSEGLGSIDPVLADLVARELPLLAAQWPADLPRSVIHADLFPDNVLMRGQRVTGLIDFYFACNDLTAYDVAVTHAAWCFAEEGRRFRPDLSAALLAGYEALRQLSAREREALPLLARGAALRFALSRAYDWLNTPPGALVTRKDPMAPARQLQFYSDPANAAVFA; encoded by the coding sequence ATGGCCGTCTATACCCAGATCGGCGCCGAGGCGATGGCCGAGCTTGTCGCCCAATACGATGTCGGCGAGCTGGTTTCGGCCAAGGGCATCGCCGAGGGCGTGTCCAACAGCAACTGGCTGATCGAGACCACCGGCGCCGACGGAAACGGTTCGCGCTTCATCCTGACGATGTACGAATTGCGGATCGAGATCGCCGACCTGCCCTACTTCCTGTCGCTGCTCGATCACCTCGCCGCGCGCGATTGTCCGGTGCCGCGCACGATCCACGATCGCGACGGTCGATTGTTTCGCTTGCGTGATGGCAAAGCGATCGCGCTTATCGAGTATCTGCCCGGCGTCTCCGTCAGCCAGCCGACCGCCGGCCAGGCTCGGGCGGTCGGTGAGGCATTGGCGCGGATGCATCTTGCGGTGGAGGATTTCCCCGGCGAGCGAGCCAATGCCATGGGTGTAGCAGAATGGCGGCGCCTGGCGGAGGCGTGTGGAAGCGAAGGGCTGGGCTCGATCGATCCGGTGCTGGCCGACCTTGTTGCGCGCGAACTCCCCCTGCTCGCCGCGCAGTGGCCTGCGGACCTGCCCCGCTCGGTGATCCATGCCGACCTGTTCCCCGACAACGTCCTCATGCGGGGCCAGCGAGTGACCGGACTGATCGATTTCTACTTCGCCTGCAACGACCTGACCGCTTACGACGTCGCTGTAACCCACGCGGCGTGGTGTTTCGCCGAGGAGGGGCGGCGGTTCCGGCCCGATCTGTCGGCGGCCTTGCTTGCCGGATACGAAGCCCTGCGTCAGCTTTCGGCCCGGGAACGCGAGGCCTTGCCACTGCTGGCGCGCGGCGCGGCGCTGCGATTTGCGCTGAGCCGAGCCTACGACTGGCTCAACACCCCGCCGGGCGCGTTGGTCACACGCAAGGATCCAATGGCCCCCGCTCGGCAACTTCAGTTCTACTCCGATCCGGCCAACGCGGCGGTTTTCGCGTGA
- the rnhA gene encoding ribonuclease HI produces the protein MKHVEIFTDGACKGNPGPGGWGALLRMGHHEKELSGSDPATTNNRMELTGAIRSLQALAEPCRVTLHTDSKYVLDGITRWVHGWQKNGWRTAAKKPVLNAELWRELIDAVRPHRVEWVWVKGHDGHPENERVDALASAAADAARG, from the coding sequence GTGAAGCACGTCGAGATTTTCACCGACGGTGCGTGCAAGGGCAATCCCGGCCCTGGCGGATGGGGCGCGCTGCTGCGGATGGGGCATCATGAAAAGGAGCTATCGGGCTCCGACCCGGCGACTACCAACAACCGGATGGAGCTGACCGGCGCGATCCGGTCGCTTCAGGCGCTGGCCGAGCCCTGCCGGGTGACGCTCCACACCGATAGCAAGTACGTGCTCGACGGCATCACCCGCTGGGTCCACGGCTGGCAGAAGAACGGCTGGCGCACCGCGGCGAAGAAACCCGTGCTCAACGCCGAGCTGTGGCGCGAACTGATCGACGCGGTGCGCCCGCACCGCGTCGAGTGGGTCTGGGTCAAGGGCCACGACGGCCACCCGGAGAACGAGCGCGTCGATGCGCTCGCCAGCGCTGCGGCGGATGCGGCGCGGGGGTGA
- a CDS encoding DUF1508 domain-containing protein: MAHRFEIRQNKKGEYVAYFCYNSETMFWTEGYSSKASAKNAIESIKKNGVGAETVDTTTG; this comes from the coding sequence ATGGCGCACCGCTTCGAAATCCGCCAAAACAAGAAGGGCGAGTACGTCGCCTATTTCTGCTATAACAGCGAGACGATGTTCTGGACCGAGGGTTACTCGTCCAAAGCCAGCGCGAAGAACGCGATCGAGTCGATCAAGAAGAATGGTGTCGGTGCGGAGACCGTGGACACCACCACCGGCTGA